One Anaeromusa acidaminophila DSM 3853 DNA window includes the following coding sequences:
- a CDS encoding gluconate:H+ symporter, giving the protein MDPTVSMLSVLGIAILMIIVLSIKFRIHAFISLLAACFLIAFATGMPLDKIGKSIEVGMGGTLGFLAPILALGAIIGKMMEISGGAEKLSRTLINIIGKSRAAWAMMIVAYICGIPVFLQVGIVLLTPILFCVVKESKQPLVKIALAMTTALTVVHCIVPPHPAAMAIALALKADVGKVIFYGLLVGLPATALAGPVYGHFLSKNNDLEVPAQYSCVEPTPDEKLPAFGITLFTILLPLLMMIGKTIIELVGDKNAAYMPIVNFLGSPITALFLAAILSYYVMGLKRGFSLGDLAKKTESAMGPMATIILVIGAAGAFNRVILDSGIGDVLKAVLTAIQISPLIMAWVIAIVMRFAIGSATVAMMTSAGFITPVLAAYPSLDPALVAIAIGAGAIGASHVTDPGFWFVKESLGIPMNKMFTIYTGSTTIAAVIGLAGTLILAAIVG; this is encoded by the coding sequence ATGGATCCGACAGTAAGCATGCTTTCTGTTCTAGGTATTGCTATTTTAATGATTATTGTTTTAAGCATCAAATTCCGCATTCATGCCTTTATCTCTCTGTTGGCCGCTTGTTTTCTCATTGCTTTTGCTACGGGCATGCCTCTCGATAAAATTGGCAAGTCCATTGAAGTCGGGATGGGCGGTACCTTGGGTTTCTTGGCGCCGATCCTGGCGCTGGGCGCTATCATCGGCAAGATGATGGAAATTTCCGGGGGCGCTGAAAAGCTGTCTCGGACGCTGATCAATATTATCGGCAAAAGCCGTGCCGCTTGGGCGATGATGATTGTTGCCTATATCTGCGGTATTCCGGTTTTCTTGCAGGTAGGTATCGTACTTCTGACTCCGATTCTCTTTTGTGTTGTTAAGGAATCCAAACAGCCGCTTGTAAAAATCGCGCTGGCGATGACTACCGCCTTGACGGTTGTTCACTGCATCGTGCCGCCCCATCCGGCTGCCATGGCCATTGCGCTGGCTCTTAAGGCCGATGTGGGCAAGGTGATTTTCTACGGCCTCTTAGTTGGTTTGCCGGCAACTGCCTTGGCAGGTCCTGTTTATGGTCATTTCCTGTCGAAAAACAATGATCTGGAAGTTCCGGCACAATATAGTTGTGTGGAGCCGACTCCGGATGAAAAACTGCCGGCCTTCGGTATTACTCTCTTTACCATTTTGTTGCCGCTTCTGATGATGATCGGCAAAACCATTATCGAACTCGTAGGCGACAAGAACGCCGCTTACATGCCTATCGTTAACTTCCTGGGCAGCCCGATTACGGCGTTGTTCCTGGCGGCTATCCTATCTTACTATGTCATGGGTCTGAAACGCGGTTTCTCTTTGGGCGATTTGGCTAAGAAAACCGAATCCGCCATGGGTCCTATGGCTACGATTATTCTGGTTATCGGCGCTGCCGGCGCGTTCAACCGCGTCATCCTGGACAGCGGCATCGGCGATGTGCTTAAAGCGGTGCTGACGGCGATTCAAATCAGCCCGTTGATTATGGCCTGGGTTATTGCCATTGTTATGCGTTTTGCCATCGGCAGCGCGACTGTGGCGATGATGACCTCCGCCGGCTTTATTACCCCGGTTTTGGCGGCGTATCCTTCGCTGGACCCGGCGTTGGTGGCGATCGCGATTGGCGCTGGCGCTATCGGGGCATCTCACGTAACTGACCCCGGTTTCTGGTTTGTAAAGGAGTCTTTAGGAATTCCGATGAACAAAATGTTTACTATTTATACCGGATCGACGACCATTGCCGCTGTCATCGGCCTTGCAGGCACACTGATTTTGGCGGCCATTGTCGGCTAA
- the pdxA gene encoding 4-hydroxythreonine-4-phosphate dehydrogenase PdxA has protein sequence MQKPIIAIPMGDPAGVGPEIIVKSLNLPEIYETCRPLVIGDVSVLEQAMTFCGIKLAVRRVEGPQDGKYEFGTIDVIDLNNVDVKELQIGKVQALAGRAAFEYIKKSIDLAMAKEVDALATTPINKESLKAAHVNYIGHTEILEDLSNTKNPLTMFQVFDLRVFFLTRHVSLRRACELVTTESMYEFIHRCAKALEVLGVKNPRLAVAGLNPHSGEHGLFGDEEVREIEPAIAKAQVDGLNVVGPVAADSVFHFALKGRYDAVLSLYHDQGHIATKMVDFERTISITNNMPFLRTSVDHGTALDIAGTGKVSEVSMVEAIKLAAQYAPNFNKQ, from the coding sequence ATGCAAAAACCGATTATTGCTATACCTATGGGCGATCCTGCTGGTGTGGGTCCTGAAATTATTGTGAAATCCTTGAATCTACCGGAAATCTACGAAACTTGCCGCCCCTTGGTCATTGGCGATGTATCCGTACTGGAGCAGGCCATGACGTTCTGCGGTATCAAGCTGGCTGTCCGCCGTGTGGAGGGTCCTCAAGACGGCAAGTATGAATTTGGTACTATCGACGTGATCGATTTGAACAATGTAGATGTCAAAGAGCTGCAAATCGGTAAAGTTCAGGCGCTGGCCGGCCGCGCCGCCTTTGAATACATCAAGAAATCCATTGACTTGGCCATGGCTAAGGAAGTGGACGCTTTGGCGACAACGCCGATCAACAAGGAATCGCTGAAAGCCGCCCATGTTAACTACATTGGCCATACGGAAATTTTGGAAGACCTCTCCAATACCAAGAATCCGCTGACCATGTTCCAGGTGTTTGACCTGCGCGTCTTCTTCTTGACTCGTCATGTGTCGCTGCGCCGCGCTTGCGAGCTGGTAACGACGGAGAGCATGTACGAGTTCATTCATCGCTGCGCCAAGGCTCTTGAGGTGCTGGGCGTGAAGAATCCTCGTCTGGCGGTGGCCGGTCTTAACCCGCACAGCGGCGAGCATGGCCTCTTCGGTGACGAGGAAGTGCGTGAAATCGAACCGGCTATTGCCAAAGCCCAAGTAGACGGTCTGAATGTCGTAGGCCCGGTAGCGGCGGACTCGGTGTTCCATTTCGCCTTGAAAGGCAGATATGACGCCGTGCTCTCCCTGTATCATGACCAAGGTCATATTGCGACCAAGATGGTAGACTTTGAACGCACCATTTCCATTACTAACAATATGCCGTTCCTGCGCACTTCTGTTGACCACGGTACGGCCCTGGATATTGCCGGCACAGGCAAGGTCAGCGAAGTCAGCATGGTAGAAGCCATTAAGCTGGCGGCGCAATACGCTCCCAATTTCAACAAGCAATAA
- a CDS encoding DeoR/GlpR family DNA-binding transcription regulator: MFQVERQEKIVQILEERPRVTVEELAKQLGVTAMTIRRDLKYLESVQIVSRTFGGAVLKSKLTLELPRQEKEMQRQAEKERIGQAATALVEEEQTVLLDAGTTTMAIAKELIKKKNLTIVTTDVLIAAFLVQNSSFAIYCTGDRVQNVTGSCMGSRAIAFLKEIYADIAFVGASSLDVELGMSGPTFEKAELKKEIILSAEKVILVADSSKFNRRSINKICSLQDFSLIISDKGVDAETVQRLQEKGVALQLV, from the coding sequence TTGTTTCAAGTAGAGCGTCAGGAAAAAATCGTGCAAATCTTAGAAGAGCGTCCACGGGTGACCGTGGAGGAGCTGGCGAAGCAGCTGGGCGTCACCGCTATGACCATCCGCAGGGATTTGAAATACCTGGAGAGCGTGCAGATTGTCAGCCGGACCTTTGGCGGCGCGGTGTTGAAATCAAAGCTGACTTTGGAACTGCCGCGGCAAGAAAAAGAGATGCAGCGTCAGGCGGAAAAAGAGCGTATTGGTCAGGCGGCGACGGCTCTGGTGGAAGAAGAGCAAACGGTATTGCTGGATGCGGGCACTACTACCATGGCGATTGCCAAAGAGTTGATTAAGAAGAAAAACTTGACCATTGTGACGACGGACGTGCTGATCGCGGCTTTTTTAGTGCAAAACAGTTCCTTTGCCATCTATTGCACAGGCGACCGCGTACAGAATGTGACCGGCTCTTGCATGGGTTCCCGGGCGATTGCCTTTTTAAAGGAAATCTATGCTGACATCGCTTTTGTAGGCGCCAGCTCGTTGGATGTGGAGCTGGGGATGAGCGGTCCCACTTTTGAAAAAGCGGAGTTGAAGAAAGAGATCATTCTTTCCGCGGAAAAAGTGATTCTGGTGGCTGACAGCAGCAAATTCAACCGGCGCAGTATCAATAAGATTTGCAGTTTGCAGGATTTTTCATTGATTATCAGCGATAAAGGCGTAGACGCAGAAACGGTGCAGCGCCTGCAAGAAAAAGGCGTAGCCTTGCAGCTGGTATAG
- a CDS encoding four-carbon acid sugar kinase family protein, which translates to MPKVLIVGDDMTGVNSSAVLLSRQGLRCATFFDLDLYTQEEGENLDVVVVSTDSRSIAAQEAYDRVDKAMKKLYDSSVQLVNKRMDSTLRGNIGPELKAILDNVPKGTMALMVPVFPTSGRVCIGGYLMVNQVPLEQTIVAKDPKNPITTSKVVPLVAKQMDEPVGFIELSTVLQGSEAVKKAILQYNDEGVRVVVIDATTNETVADIAKAAKETGLPIVAVDPGPFTSAMTAEVVEMEEARGQKVFLTVGSVSDNTRRQMEDIRLKYAHHLVNVSVLDLIDDAKRETEIERVVQEICVNPDAYEVLGVTTTCWECDVIDLGKVAAEKGTTQDEISQRISKGLARITVRVIEELGDCIGGLFTSGGDVTVAVCDALQAICIEVKDEILPLAVYGRLHKGIFDKHPIVTKGGLIGDDTAISKCVDYLLIKLSNESYAKKN; encoded by the coding sequence ATGCCAAAGGTATTAATTGTGGGAGACGACATGACCGGGGTCAATTCCAGCGCGGTGCTGCTGTCCCGCCAGGGTTTGCGGTGCGCGACCTTTTTTGACCTGGACCTGTACACGCAGGAAGAGGGAGAAAATCTGGATGTGGTGGTTGTCAGTACCGACAGCCGCAGCATTGCAGCGCAGGAAGCCTATGACCGGGTAGATAAAGCCATGAAAAAGCTGTATGACAGCAGCGTGCAGCTGGTGAACAAACGTATGGACAGTACGCTGCGCGGCAATATCGGCCCGGAACTTAAAGCCATTCTCGACAATGTGCCCAAAGGAACGATGGCGTTGATGGTGCCGGTATTTCCTACGTCAGGACGCGTTTGTATTGGCGGTTATCTGATGGTCAATCAGGTGCCTTTGGAGCAGACCATTGTGGCCAAGGATCCCAAAAACCCCATTACTACGTCGAAAGTGGTGCCTCTGGTCGCTAAACAGATGGATGAGCCGGTTGGTTTCATCGAGCTCAGCACGGTGCTGCAGGGCTCGGAAGCGGTGAAGAAAGCCATTCTGCAGTACAATGATGAAGGCGTGCGCGTTGTAGTGATTGACGCTACGACCAATGAAACGGTGGCGGATATCGCCAAAGCCGCCAAGGAGACAGGACTGCCTATCGTGGCGGTGGATCCGGGGCCTTTCACCAGCGCCATGACGGCGGAAGTGGTGGAGATGGAAGAAGCCCGAGGGCAGAAGGTATTCTTGACTGTCGGCAGCGTCAGCGATAACACGCGGCGTCAGATGGAAGACATTCGCCTTAAGTATGCGCATCATCTGGTGAATGTATCGGTATTGGACTTGATCGATGACGCCAAGCGAGAAACGGAAATCGAGCGGGTAGTTCAAGAAATTTGCGTAAACCCGGATGCGTATGAAGTGCTGGGTGTTACCACCACTTGCTGGGAATGCGATGTTATCGACCTGGGAAAAGTGGCCGCAGAGAAGGGGACAACGCAGGACGAGATTTCTCAGCGCATTTCCAAAGGCTTGGCGCGCATTACCGTGCGGGTCATTGAAGAGCTGGGCGATTGTATTGGCGGCCTCTTTACCAGCGGTGGCGATGTGACCGTGGCGGTGTGCGATGCGCTGCAGGCCATCTGCATTGAAGTGAAAGATGAGATCTTGCCGCTAGCGGTGTATGGCCGTCTGCATAAAGGCATTTTTGATAAGCATCCCATTGTGACCAAAGGCGGTCTGATTGGCGATGATACTGCCATCAGTAAATGCGTGGACTATCTGTTGATTAAACTATCTAACGAAAGCTACGCAAAAAAGAACTAG